In a single window of the Cydia splendana chromosome 20, ilCydSple1.2, whole genome shotgun sequence genome:
- the LOC134800548 gene encoding eyes absent homolog 2, producing MVTLMPCSYLGGGSPRCSLEHTEPKAKRPRSDNNTDVSDRLSGEVNQSPCGSESTSNSPPSLLQDASLPALLVSGASTIFQTTTTAANSALNVAVDSLCLPGSSEVDCSLANGCATSLGLALPLTSTGGLCTSTSSPSAVAWLMNEDSTGGGVKSEVRSPGLCEADVALYGEALPYDQSTLPYQYYNSMQQYGGGGAASSYVGSTLYNQPYTAYPPAHNSNNRSSCKATPTYLSYGVGGVGSVPGSGFGAQPSPYYPSYNGSLTQTFPQQDYSSYASSYAEHNVAQYSGYYATPSYSPYHAVSSPSSSGSAGHTSYHLGGALSESPSSILPSLNDNNPLSPIKNEIHAASRRCRENSGESTSRTRGRGRRNTSSSPAQHVPEPATDRVFIWDLDETIIIFHSLLTGTYATKYNKDTQQIVQLGFRMEEMIFSLADTHFFFNDVEDCDQEHIDAVAADDNGQDLSAYNFSSDGFHAGGGAGAAPALCAPGVRGGVDWMRKLAFRYRKIKDTYNNYRNSVGGLLGPAKREQWLQLRAELEQATDNWLTLACKCLNMINSRENCVNVLVTTTQLVPALAKVLLFGLGGVFPIENIYSATKTGKETCFEKIKQRFGERCTYVVVGDGQDEEAAAKAKNYPFWRVSSHSDIAALYNALDMGFL from the exons GCAAAGCGACCTAGGTCCGACAACAACACCGATGTATCTGATAG ACTATCGGGCGAAGTCAACCAAAGCCCTTGCGGGTCAGAGTCAACCTCAAACTCGCCACCATCTTTGCTCCAAGACGCGTCACTGCCGGCGCTCCTAGTGTCCGGGGCGTCCACCATTTTCCAGACCACGACGACGGCCGCCAACTCCGCGCTGAACGTAGCTGTAGATAGCTTATGCTTGCCTGGTAGCTCGGAGGTGGATTGTAGTTTGGCGAACGGATGTGCGACGTCGCTCGGGTTAGCGTTGCCGCTAACGTCAACCGGTGGCCTCTGTACGTCTACCTCCTCGCCATCTGCGGTGGCCTGGTTGATGAATGAGGATAGCACGG GCGGTGGCGTCAAGAGCGAGGTGCGCAGCCCCGGGCTGTGCGAGGCGGACGTGGCGCTGTACGGCGAGGCTCTGCCGTACGACCAGTCCACGCTGCCCTACCAATATTATAACAG TATGCAGCAgtatggcggcggcggcgcggcgtcTTCGTACGTCGGCTCCACTCTGTACAACCAGCCCTACACCGCGTACCCTCCCGCGCACAACTCTAATAACAG GTCGTCGTGCAAAGCGACGCCGACCTATTTGAGCTACGGCGTCGGCGGCGTGGGCTCCGTGCCGGGCTCGGGATTCGGCGCGCAGCCCTCGCCCTACTACCCCTCCTACAATGGAAGCCTGACACAAACCTTCCCTCAGCAA GACTACAGCAGTTACGCGAGCAGCTACGCCGAGCACAACGTCGCCCAATACAGCGGGTACTACGCAACGCCCAGCTACTCTCCCTACCATGCCGTCAGCTCGCCAAGCAGCAGCGGCAGTGCGGGACACACGTCGTACCATCTCGGAGGCGCGTTATCAG AATCGCCATCATCGATTCTCCCTTCATTGAATGACAACAATCCCTTATCACCAATAAAAAATGAGATACATGCAGCTAGCCGGAGGTGCAGAGAGAACTCGGG TGAAAGCACAAGCAGAACCCGCGGTCGGGGGCGGCGGAACACTTCCTCGTCGCCGGCGCAGCACGTGCCCGAGCCCGCCACGGACCGGGTGTTCATATGGGACCTGGATGAGACCATCATCATATTCCACTCCCTACTCACTGGGACCTACGCTACTAAGTATAATAAG GATACACAACAAATAGTACAGTTGGGATTCAGGATGGAAGAGATGATATTTAGCTTGGCTGATACGCATTTCTTCTTCAATGATGTTGAG GACTGCGACCAGGAGCACATAGACGCGGTGGCGGCGGACGACAACGGCCAGGACCTATCCGCCTACAACTTCTCATCAGACGGGTTCcacgcgggcggcggcgcgggcgcggcgccggcgctGTGCGCGCCCGGCGTGCGCGGCGGCGTCGACTGGATGAGGAAGCTCGCCTTCCGGTATCGGAAGATCAAGGATACTTATAATAACTATAGAAATAG CGTTGGAGGCTTGCTAGGACCAGCGAAACGAGAACAGTGGCTGCAACTACGAGCCGAGCTGGAACAAGCGACGGATAACTGGCTCACGTTGGCCTGCAAATGCCTCAACATGATCAactctag GGAGAACTGCGTGAACGTGCTGGTGACGACGACGCAGCTGGTGCCGGCGCTGGCCAAGGTGCTGCTGTTCGGGCTCGGCGGGGTCTTCCCCATCGAGAACATATACTCCGCCACCAAGACTG GCAAAGAAACCTGCTTCGAGAAAATCAAGCAACGTTTCGGCGAGCGCTGCACCTACGTGGTGGTCGGCGACGGGCAGGACGAGGAGGCGGCGGCCAAGGCCAAGAACTACCCCTTCTGGCGCGTCTCCTCGCACTCCGACATCGCCGCGCTGTACAACGCGCTCGATATGGGCTTCTTATGA
- the LOC134800947 gene encoding E3 ubiquitin-protein ligase CHIP-like codes for MSKRKHNNLYSTANLSDKELKEEGNRLFSLRRYEDAIVYYTKAILAIIKNPSVATYYTKRALCHLKVERWEATCQDCRRALDYAQIKGHLFLGQALVELELYDEAVKHLHRADDLAREQKLNFGDEIAAQLRIARKKRCNVQEEKITQEIELQIYLNRLISEDMQRRKRKASKGKTANIEEECNNYTSELNNLFAKIDDRRRKRDVPDYLCGKISFEILRDPVITPSGITYERNDIEEHLERVGHFDPQTRVELTADQRLIPNLSMREVVDSFLQENEWALDY; via the exons ATGAGTAAGCGAAAGcataataatttgtattctaCCGCAAACCTTAGCGACAAAGAATTGAAAGAAGAAGGAAACAGACTTTTTAGTTTGCGTCGTTACGAAGATGCTATAGTTTATTATACGAAGGCTATATTGGCTATAATAAAGAATCCCTCAGTTGCCACATACTACACAAAAAGAGCACTATGCCATCTCAAAGTGGAGCGCTGGGAAGCCACTTGCCAAGACTGCCGCCGCGCACTTGACTATGCCCAGATCAAGGGACACTTATTTTTGGGACAAGCTCTGGTGGAACTTGAGTTATATGATGAAGCTGTCAAACATCTTCATAGAGCCGATGACCTTGCCAGAGAGCAAAAACTCAACTTTGGTGATGAAATTGCTGCACAGCTCCGTATTGCCAGGAAAAAGAGATGCAATGTTCAGGAAGAGAAGATCACACAGGAAATTGAACTTCAGATATATCTGAATAGGTTAATAAGTGAAGACATGCAGCGTAGAAAAAGGAAAGCGTCGAAAGGAAAAACGGCGAATATAGAAGAAGAATGTAATAACTACACCAGCGagctaaataatttatttgccaAAATAGATGATAGGAGAAGGAAACGTGACGTTCCCGATTACCTATGTGGGAAGATAAGCTTCGAAATACTGAGGGACCCGGTGATCACGCCGAGCGGCATCACTTATGAGAGGAATGACATTGAAGAACATCTTGAGCGCGTCGGCCATTTCGATCCACAGACGCGCGTGGAGCTAACAGcagatcagagg ctCATCCCTAACTTATCGATGAGGGAGGTTGTCGACTCCTTCCTTCAGGAGAACGAGTGGGCGCTTGACTATTAA